AAGAGGAGAAAAGCAAAACACGTACCAGATTTATTTTTCTAATATTTTCAATTTATTAGAAATGTATATTAAACTGTTTTAAAAAAAAGACGGCCGAAATGGCCGGAGAAAAGAGCAGGAGTGCGGCCAGAATGGCCGCACTCTTATTTTTCATTAAGTTTTCTACGCAGAGTGCGCTCGCCGATTCCCAGCATGGCAGCGGCAAGTTTTCGATTGAATCCAGCCCGTTTCAAAGCCGCATCAATGAGAATTTCTTCCGCCTCCGCCAGGGTGGCATCAGCGGGAACAGGAACAAAATCGC
The DNA window shown above is from Desulfomarina profundi and carries:
- a CDS encoding helix-turn-helix domain-containing protein, yielding MYRCAWPGNIRELRNTMTRLAVRIPDNIQEISANFLQKFLPRPGSLQDGKGGDFVPVPADATLAEAEEILIDAALKRAGFNRKLAAAMLGIGERTLRRKLNEK